The Dethiosulfovibrio peptidovorans DSM 11002 nucleotide sequence GCCGGTCACGGCGGACGCCCTTTTCGACGATGTGGTGGACCGTCCCTTCGATATGCTGGTGGTTCCTGGCGGAACCGTGGCTTATACGGAGCACCAGGGACTGCTGGATCTGGTGGTCCGTTATGATTCGGAGGGCAAAAAGCTGGCCGCCATATGCGCGGCTCCGGCGGTGTTCGGCAAGGCGGGAATTCTCAAAGGACGAAGGGCCGTGTGCTACCCTGGCATGGAGTCATGGCTCACCGACGCCACGATAGGTTCCGACATGGTCGAGACCGACGGTCACATAACCACCGCCAAGGGCCCTGCCGTGACCCCGTTTTTCGCACTGAGGCTCCTGGAGATCCTGAGGGGAAAGGAAGTTGCCGACGAGGTTGCGAAGGCCTTTTTGATTCCGTTGGTGCGGTGAGAGTTTATCCACCTCGGCACACCATGGAAGACAGCTCTCTGGAGATGCCGGAACACACAAAAATACGGAGATCCTTTACGGTTTTTTTGAGGGGAGTGTTGCTCCCCAGGAGGATCCCAGACAGGGATTT carries:
- a CDS encoding DJ-1 family glyoxalase III; this encodes MIEVAVFLTDGFEETEALTTVDILRRGDVDVTTTSLTGCMTVKGKHGVPVTADALFDDVVDRPFDMLVVPGGTVAYTEHQGLLDLVVRYDSEGKKLAAICAAPAVFGKAGILKGRRAVCYPGMESWLTDATIGSDMVETDGHITTAKGPAVTPFFALRLLEILRGKEVADEVAKAFLIPLVR